A window of the Electrophorus electricus isolate fEleEle1 chromosome 11, fEleEle1.pri, whole genome shotgun sequence genome harbors these coding sequences:
- the ppa2 gene encoding inorganic pyrophosphatase 2, mitochondrial, with protein sequence MRVLLRAVAFLAQQARHKSPLFSGAVCPDLVKMAHFLTEERGRPNSPDYRIYLKTSGGRYVSPFHDIPLYASDEQENGVPTKKQKTQDNEILFNMVVEVPRWTNAKMEIATKEPLNPIKQDVKKGKLRYVANVFPHKGYIWNYGALPQTWEDPNHTDKDTNCCGDNDPIDVCDLGTKVCSAGQVIQVKVLGVLALIDEGETDWKIIAINTDDPDASTLNSIKDVRVKRPGQLDATVEWFRKYKTPDGKPENQFAFNGQFKDKDFALEVIKSAHNYWKALVQKQTKCGEISCQNSSVCESPFRCSDTEADEVVRAAPELGGALHIPAEVDKWHFLSP encoded by the exons ATGCGCGTGCTTTTGCGTGCGGTTGCGTTTCTCGCGCAGCAGGCTCGTCACAAAAGTCCGCTTTTCTCCGGCGCTGTTTGTCCGGATCTCGTGAAAATGGCCCATTTCCTCACGGAGGAGAGAGGCCGCCCAAACTCGCCCGACTACAGGATTTATTTGA AAACGTCCGGTGGAAGATACGTTTCCCCCTTTCACGACATCCCCCTCTATGCCTCCGACGAGCAG GAGAATGGCGtaccaacaaaaaaacagaaaacacaagacAATGAG ATTCTCTTTAATATGGTGGTAGAAGTTCCACGCTGGACAAATGCCaagatggag ATCGCCACAAAAGAGCCTTTGAACCCCATCAAACAAGATGTTAAGAAAGGCAAACTTCGCTACGTGGCCAACGTTTTTCCACATAAAGGCTACATCTGGAACTACGGGGCACTACCACAG ACCTGGGAGGATCCAaaccacacagacaaagacactAACTGCTGTGGAGACAATGACCCTATAGATGTGTGTGACCTTGGTACCAAG GTGTGCTCCGCTGGCCAGGTGATTCAGGTGAAGGTGCTCGGTGTACTTGCTCTGATTGATGAAGGAGAGACCGACTGGAAGATAATAGCCATCAACACAGACGACCCTGATGCTTCCACACTCAACA GTATCAAAGATGTTCGCGTGAAAAGACCCGGCCAGCTGGATGCGACCGTGGAGTGGTTCAGGAAGTACAAAACTCCAGACGGGAAGCCCGAGAACCAGTTTGCCTTTAATGGCCAGTTCAAGGACAAG GACTTTGCTCTGGAAGTTATAAAGTCAGCTCATAACTACTGGAAAGCGCTTgtgcagaaacagacaaaatgtgGCGAGATATCCTG tcAGAACTCCTCAGTGTGTGAAAGTCCATTCCGGTGCAGTGACACAGAGGCCGATGAGGTGGTCCGAGCG